AGCGCCTCATtgaaagcaataataacaaaaactttttgtatGTGCATTTTGATAATGGCCTTGCCAATAAGCGTAGCACCGAAGAAAGTCCAGAATGGCACCAAAAAGTGACCGCATGTAATGCCGGCTAAGTCAAATAACGGATTGGGAATCTGCACAATAGTAAAAAtagaattgattatttttgcgTCAGTTATAAATTTtcgctatttttttattcaacttacACTTGCACATGCTAAAATGCCCAGAAAGCCAACACGTTCTACAACACGTTCCATAAATAATTTGCCCTTATCCATTAAACTCAAATTCTTTTGATTACGTTTGGCTTTCAACGCCTCGAATTCAGCCAACTCCTCGGCATCGTCGGGATCATAGCCAGAAAGGCGTGCTGCCTTTGCCATGAAATAAGGTGGCAGTTCGCCCAAAGCGGTGCCCGCACCCCAAAGGAAAGCTTCCATGCGCACTTTACTCATAATCATCCAAAGATTTGGCACTTTCTTTGCATATGGCTCCTCCGGGCAGATAATACTAAATAATTAcgattaaacaaatatttatatactatgtcATGCATAACTTACTCATCGGGATATGGTGGTCGCGGAAAATTTAACGAATTGCATTCATATGCAGCTAGTGTTACACTAGCTATATGTGGTCCCAGATACAACAAAAATGTGTGCAGTCCCGTTCCCAGACCCACCGAGGAGAGTACACCCAAACCGGTCCAGTAGATGAAAAACCAAGTATTGCGGCGTACCACATCCAAAACCAGCTGATGTGGACCcggtaaataataaataaaactaaatatagTACCTAAAACTAGGAGTGCCGCAAGCAAACCACGTTGTTGTAGTaaactgtaataaaaaataaaaaacattttaatatttgtgcCACATCTAACAATTGTGCATGCTTACCGCTTGCCCGAAGTCTGGGCTAGCGTCACTAACTCCAGGCCACAATACCTCACTGTCTGAACTGGTCGACGCCATAGCACTAGCGTCTCACGTTCCGCGCGTTCCTTCTCCTTTTGCAGTTTGGTTTGTGATTTTTTACGCATAAGCGCGGGTGCCGAAACGGATGACGTGATGCTACCACTAGGCGTGGAGGAGCTGTTACTGGACCAAGGTACACCGCCATTCGACTTTCTATTGGCAGTTAATTGGTTGCCTGAGgcatttgctttttgttttacacTGTCTGCATTTTGtgtttgatgttgttgttgcttacgaTTTCGGCTAGTAGGCGaattctttttcaaatgttgtgACATTTAAAATACCGTTGTTCGAAGGATGCAAGTGTTGGAAAATTGTTTCAGTATCTTAGGTGTTTACTTTAGCTTAGACAATAAAGAGCGGCGATAACTAATTCATAGAGAAATAGCATGCATCAAGAgcgatttgttgttgtagcgtttATGCTGAGTTATTATAACGAGCTGCGAgaaagaaacaaatttaaatgaacGTTATTATACAGATAACATATCACGCAGTCATTGTGTAATAGACAGAAATGAGAAGTGACTGGGAAGATATTggattaactaaaaattatattagccCTCAAGCATTGTGAATAATATGTCTTAAATGCGGTTTACCtttacacttttatttgtttatttgacttAGCAACTGTTTTAAACAGAAACagttattcaaatttaaataattgattattttatgacaaaagtataaaatgttaaagCATGCTGATTATTGAACTTTGGGAAATACATTACGTGgttgtgtatgcatgtgtgtatacaCATTGACAAGCTCatataaatcaataatatttgaaacatattattaataaatagttTGTGTACACAGCATGCATAAGCATACAAGGAGGCAATGTATTTCTGGACATTTGAACACCTGGCAAACTTGTTAAATTTAGGTGCTGTGAACTATTTTTATTGTACATGCTAATACAGcatatatagaatttttataaaaaaaaaaaactatgtgccttacatttcgaaaaaaatagtcGGATAAGATATAAATACTCAACGATCTAGCACGATACCTTTTTGACTAAGTATTCTTATTCATTTTTAAGCTAGTAAGCAAAAAACTTGAGTATCACTCAAATAGGGAAAAATTATAACCAAATGGTGCCAAGTACCaaataaacaaagcaaataaaaaaattaacatgcGAACCGGCCCACCAATGAAATTAAACCACATACTATACTACGGCGAGAAGTGGGGCagttcacatatacatacatacatattaatatatctaaatacatatgtattaaaaagcatttttgaaaaaacataatagcttatttttatgtgagcaacacatgtgtacacatatgtacatatagggaGAATAAATTCATGCAAACACCAATTTTATGACAAACCTTCAATATAGTTTTGCTATCTTACAAAAGATTTAGCAACATTTACATTTGCCAATCGTTTGGTTGTTCTAAATCATTAGCTATTCTCCATCCTTAAGAATAATATGGTAAAAAAGCATAATCTGCATTGGTGCATATGACTGCATAAGACCGACACAGGTACAAAAGCACTTTAGAATAAGCACAGGCTAGCTAATTAACTCAAACTGCACGGTCACGGTATTTTAAGGGCTGCAAATaccaaatgtatgtaaatacacatacattcgCGTATTTTACCTGCTTCGTGTTTCGGAGCGTCACTTGGCAACTTATCGCTTAACTAATTCACGAAAAGTAGTAAATTAATATTGTAAATTGAacaaacgaaaataatataaaaataaatatgctagAAGCCTATTTACGATAACTTACAAATGAGTGCAGAACTACGGTCGGCTGTGCTACCATATACTAAgggaaaatcaattttacaccctCATTGCCCTTTTTTTGACAAGACTGCGTTGATCACAAAATGAACACGATTGCAATCAAACTTAGTGTAAGGTCTCAATAAAAAAAGAGACTATACAACCTTGAATAAACAAAGTCACGTATTAAAAAATGAGCTTTTGAACTATTCTGCAAATTAACACTGGTGTAGCACATGATATGGTATTTACCTTTTGGGTTTCTCGCGCTTCCGTCTGTTCGAattagttttttctttgtttgtgtaATTCCGCAAACGCTCTTCACGTATTTTAAGCGAATTTCAACCATAAATTCGTTGAATTTACTATGTAATTATATCTAATTTACATTTGTTCACTTTTCTTACTCTTTTAATCCGTGATTAAGGATTTAAAGAACAGTCCACAACTTAAAGCAAAATTATTCAATTGAAGAAACGATTAAACTGCCATCATCAATATTCAACtccgaataaaaatatttcgaatgtcAGTAGCAAAAACTTGAGAAAAGTAAAAGACTGACAAAAACTTCTTTCGGACTCAGGCAAACAGCTGATATGAACAATAGAGTTGCCATTACCAAAGAAATTGCTATAGTGTTGCCATGATAGCTAGTGCTACGTGTCCCCACAATCGCAGTTCCTTTTTGCTAGCAATCGAAATTTTGAGTaaatcgaaataataaaaaaaatatcagtaaaatattttagtatttttgggATGACAGCTCTTGAGATTTGAATTGACCAATAAAACATTATTGCTTtatcaatatatatttgaatatttcaattatcTCAAACTTGATACCACTGCAAGGCAAGATTTCCGTTAAAGTTTCCGAGTTTTTTGCGACTGAGTTGAAATtctcgtatacatatgtatcatctTCCAACCTTTCCTTTCGATTAAtttaaaactatatacatatattcgagtTAAtcgtttttcaataaaagaatTTTACCCAACTTATTAAGTATAAGGATATAGATATTAATTAGGCCCATAAAAAAGAGAGTTGAGTTTAATATTACAGGAATACCGCAAGCacgattttcatttattttgttattcaaaaattaaaaataattcatttatacACGTTTTGTCCTAGATGGCGATGAACAATTCCATCGTCCAAGGAAGAAAATAGTATAGGTTTTTGAAAATTCgcattgtaaaaataattattacaaaaggaaaatatataatGTCTATAAGAAAATTTAGAACTGTAAGAACTAAAAATAGCTGAAAGTACCAAACCCAAGGGTAGTACCGTAAAAATAAAAGATGAATtggattataatatttataactaatatttatagctacacaaattatttcatatacataatatatatccattgtatatatttttaaatatatataatattatatttaataaatttatcaattttttttgctgatATTCACTAATTTTTCCTTCCCTTTTCGCCAAGATATTATtactcaaacaatttttttcaatcagcacaaagtatttaattatttttttgtattattcaaTTTTCATCTTTGTAATACACCAACCCGATTACAGTTTTTCAAACGCCGCAATACACGTCTTCCCCCAAAATGTGAATGCTGCTTAGTTTTTGCCATATACGTTTTCATCGGAATAGGCAATGTACAGGAAATAATCTTCTTCGTGATGTTcctaaaattaatattcaattttaaaaccatttatacatacaaaacactttatatttatttacctgATATAGAGATCCCATAGTAGCCGATGTTGGTGGAATTACATTGTTAACGAAGAAGAACAATGCATCTTCGGGGCGCAAATGTATACGCTTGCGAATTAAGAAGTAGAATTGACCAACTGTTAAGTCAGATGGAaccaaatactttttcttgTCTAAATCACCAATACGTGCCTTAGGCGCCTTCTCCACAATGACCTGTAAAAgttgagaataaaattaaattgtgcctaaatttgtttctaatatttgaaagttttaactttaatgtaaaattaatatttctcaCACTCAAGAGTACATACAAGCACTGAATGGTTTTTATCAACAGTAGTGACTATGAAGGGCTTATCCTCAACAAGCACTAAATGATTACTGAACTATGACCTTGTAATATGAGTGTTCAAGTAGCCataaggaaaaagaaattaacatcCTTAGATATAAGAACAGGTATACAGATCTGAAGAAgggatatgtatgtaaatcacaTACGATCTTTCTTTGAAGAATACCTGATTTAACGTTAGGCGTTTGCATAGGTAAGAAGCGGTCATAATCTTTACAAAGGACTGTTTCCAAATTCTATAAGGTAGATTGAACCAAACTTTCTTGTTAAATTTGACTGTGCGATCTTATTCGGTGCACATATTGCTAAAATTTATGAGCTTGACCTTTTTCTCTACTACTGTAAGCATATATTTATTGATACATTGTCAAAATACCCTTGGGCCCCTAAACTAAAATATTCGCCCCTCAAATAAATTCTTAGAACATTATCTATTTGTTGTTTCATAAAGTAGCATTGAGTGTAATTCTCGTCAAACAATGGGACTTAATTTTGAAGTCCATTGAACAAGAGAAAACTGTAAATACCACAAAAAACATATGCATCAAGGAAACtttggaaatataaatttaaaaacacatgTGCGGGCATAGATAAATTACGGGTTTCTTGtgaaattcatataaattaatCACAACATGACTAACTAAGAAAGATATTTGTAGCAATTTTCACAATTTAGTTGATATTTCATTTGGTAAAGTAGTTATAGTACGAAATTCGGAAAATGTAACAggtttaaaaaattgcaaagaaataaatataaaagaaaatgtgaaaatatttatgtacatatataaacacatgTGAACAAGTCAAGCCATAAACACACGTATACCAAATAGGTAAATCTATATGCGCAGTAATAAGGCCGAATAGAATATaaacaatacaaaacaaaaatcgagaatttagtatatatacacacatgcatacttatAAATATTCTCTCTAAAATGAGTAAACAATTAAACCTTATTCACTCTTTGCAAGGTAGAATTATGTTTAAGTGCGCATTGGCGTTTTCGCTTTTTTCATTATAAGATACCTGTTTGACCACTTTgtatgcaaacaaaaaagttgatcAGCTGATAATTTTAGaattctaaatttttgtataatgaaATGTTTTGCTGCCAATAACCTTTATACATTATCTTGTTGCCAATATTTTGTTTCGACATAGTGACCTTGACAAAACATTTGGAAACGcttcaatttgtttttcattctACTGCTGTATTATACTCCACAAACATTATCCCTATGTGAATCagtaaaagttttctataccGTTGGTAACACTGCTACCGAAAACAGCAAtacgaaacgaaaaacaaaaacacatatacatttgtattattgttgaaaatgtatgcatatgctACTCACTGCGTACACAAAGTtgttgtataaaataatatacagaCAATATATACCTGTTTACAACTAAACGTTTATATATtatcatacattttttaaaaatctattttctaTGACGCAATTTTTACGATATTTTCTATTGTATTTTACCCCCCCACTTAGCTATTTTCGTAACAAAGAAATCCCCATACTCCCTTCACGATCgcacgcatatatgtatattactttcTAAGTTTGTATGGAATCATTACCAACGagtatattataaaattgcatacaaatgcaaggaaaatttttcattctaCTTACTGGTACACGGTCTGGGTACTTCCTACGTATTTTGTCACCTTCAGCACGTCTCTTCTCAAATGCATGGTCTTCCTTGTATTGAAActtcatttttgtattttaattct
The DNA window shown above is from Bactrocera tryoni isolate S06 chromosome 4, CSIRO_BtryS06_freeze2, whole genome shotgun sequence and carries:
- the LOC120774032 gene encoding vacuole membrane protein 1, whose protein sequence is MSQHLKKNSPTSRNRKQQQHQTQNADSVKQKANASGNQLTANRKSNGGVPWSSNSSSTPSGSITSSVSAPALMRKKSQTKLQKEKERAERETLVLWRRPVQTVRYCGLELVTLAQTSGKRLLQQRGLLAALLVLGTIFSFIYYLPGPHQLVLDVVRRNTWFFIYWTGLGVLSSVGLGTGLHTFLLYLGPHIASVTLAAYECNSLNFPRPPYPDDIICPEEPYAKKVPNLWMIMSKVRMEAFLWGAGTALGELPPYFMAKAARLSGYDPDDAEELAEFEALKAKRNQKNLSLMDKGKLFMERVVERVGFLGILACASIPNPLFDLAGITCGHFLVPFWTFFGATLIGKAIIKMHIQKVFVIIAFNEALIERAVDVLGKLPILGKKLQEPFKGFLNNQKKHLHRERQPAAESGNLLSKVFETFVICMVCYFIISIVNSLAQSYHKRLHKKHVKKVKKPIAKD
- the LOC120774035 gene encoding gamma-aminobutyric acid receptor-associated protein — translated: MKFQYKEDHAFEKRRAEGDKIRRKYPDRVPVIVEKAPKARIGDLDKKKYLVPSDLTVGQFYFLIRKRIHLRPEDALFFFVNNVIPPTSATMGSLYQEHHEEDYFLYIAYSDENVYGKN